The following proteins come from a genomic window of Fontisubflavum oceani:
- a CDS encoding adenine phosphoribosyltransferase, whose amino-acid sequence MLDQKQVQDYIRTIPDFPHEGILFRDVTTLFQDPRGFRLAVDQLLAPFVGQQIDKVAGLEARGFILGGAVAHQLSKGFVPIRKAGKLPAKTISQDYELEYGQATVEIHDDSFSPGEAVLLVDDLLATGGTAEAGIKLIERLGAQVVGTTFVVDLPDLGGRAKLETMGMSVHALCSYAGA is encoded by the coding sequence GGTGCAAGATTACATCCGCACGATCCCCGATTTCCCGCATGAGGGCATCCTATTCCGAGATGTCACCACCTTGTTCCAAGATCCGCGCGGATTTCGCTTGGCGGTGGACCAACTCCTGGCCCCATTTGTCGGGCAACAGATCGACAAAGTCGCAGGGCTTGAGGCGCGGGGCTTCATCCTGGGCGGCGCGGTGGCGCATCAACTCTCCAAAGGCTTCGTGCCGATCCGCAAGGCCGGCAAGCTGCCGGCCAAGACCATCTCGCAGGATTACGAGTTGGAATACGGCCAGGCCACGGTCGAGATCCATGACGATTCCTTCAGCCCGGGCGAGGCCGTCTTGCTGGTCGATGATCTTCTGGCGACTGGCGGCACGGCCGAGGCCGGGATCAAACTGATCGAACGTTTGGGCGCGCAGGTTGTCGGCACCACTTTCGTAGTGGATTTGCCGGATCTCGGCGGGCGGGCCAAGCTGGAGACGATGGGTATGTCCGTCCATGCGCTTTGCAGCTACGCAGGCGCCTGA
- a CDS encoding NADH-quinone oxidoreductase subunit L — MTFLAYLAPLALIAAAIVAFAGPGMRPARSLALINAASLLALVIAAAIAVTVMLQGPTSSALIGANGLGLQIRLDALSAVMMALVSFIGWVVLRYARNYMDGDARQGAFSGGLALTLGAVMLLVMSGNVLQLVLAWMLTSLSLHRLLTFYGERPIARLAARKKFLFARIGDVFLISAAVILFQSFGTGEIATITAQLQTGEIPGGLTWAAIFLAITALLKSAQFPTHGWLTEVMDAPTPVSALLHAGVINAGGFLVIRFADLFLVAGPAMHLLAIVGGLTAALASLVMLAQTSIKVSLAWSTVAQMGFMLLQCGLGAFSTALLHIVAHSLYKAHAFLGSGSVVDQARAKLGHRLALPKLSDMGLALGVAALTVLGTGWAFGVTLESKPALVVLGAILVFGLAHLMALALGQQARGALVAKAALASVMLSTLYFGLQLGTEALVASAVPVTGAVSFGTALLMGLMLAVFALTAWIQLAAPRAVASGRWQAFAVHLRNGFYATTTLNRALAPSLKA, encoded by the coding sequence ATGACTTTCCTCGCCTATCTTGCGCCGCTGGCCCTGATTGCCGCCGCAATTGTTGCCTTCGCGGGCCCGGGCATGCGCCCCGCGCGCAGCTTGGCCTTGATTAATGCGGCGAGCCTCCTTGCGCTTGTCATCGCTGCGGCTATCGCGGTGACGGTGATGTTGCAGGGGCCAACAAGCTCTGCGCTGATCGGTGCCAATGGTCTCGGCCTGCAAATCCGGCTTGATGCGCTCTCAGCGGTGATGATGGCTTTGGTCAGCTTCATTGGCTGGGTCGTGCTGCGCTATGCCCGGAACTACATGGATGGGGACGCACGGCAGGGGGCGTTTTCCGGCGGGCTGGCCCTGACACTTGGCGCGGTGATGCTTCTGGTGATGTCGGGCAATGTCCTGCAACTGGTCTTGGCCTGGATGTTGACTAGCCTGTCGCTGCATCGGCTTTTGACTTTCTATGGCGAGCGCCCGATTGCGCGGCTCGCCGCGCGGAAGAAATTCCTTTTTGCCCGGATTGGGGATGTGTTCCTGATCTCGGCGGCCGTGATCCTGTTCCAAAGCTTCGGCACTGGCGAGATCGCCACGATCACTGCACAGCTGCAAACCGGTGAGATCCCCGGCGGCCTCACCTGGGCCGCGATCTTCCTAGCGATCACCGCGCTTCTGAAATCGGCGCAATTCCCGACCCATGGCTGGCTGACCGAGGTGATGGACGCGCCGACGCCGGTTTCGGCCCTGCTTCATGCTGGCGTGATCAACGCGGGCGGCTTCCTGGTGATCCGCTTCGCCGATCTGTTCCTGGTCGCCGGGCCGGCCATGCATCTGCTGGCCATCGTCGGCGGGTTGACGGCCGCGCTGGCCTCGCTGGTGATGCTGGCGCAGACCTCGATCAAGGTGAGCTTGGCTTGGTCCACGGTTGCGCAAATGGGCTTCATGCTGCTGCAATGCGGGCTCGGGGCCTTCTCGACCGCACTCCTGCATATCGTGGCGCACTCGCTCTACAAAGCGCATGCCTTCCTCGGCTCCGGTTCGGTGGTCGATCAGGCACGGGCCAAGTTGGGCCACCGGCTGGCGCTGCCGAAACTCTCCGATATGGGCCTGGCACTTGGTGTCGCGGCGCTGACGGTCTTGGGCACCGGATGGGCCTTCGGTGTGACGCTGGAGAGCAAACCGGCGCTGGTTGTCCTTGGGGCCATCCTGGTCTTTGGCCTCGCCCATCTGATGGCGCTGGCCTTGGGGCAGCAGGCGCGCGGTGCTCTGGTGGCCAAGGCGGCTTTGGCCTCCGTCATGCTCTCGACGCTCTATTTCGGGCTGCAATTGGGCACCGAAGCCCTGGTGGCAAGCGCCGTTCCGGTGACGGGTGCCGTCTCCTTCGGCACCGCGCTCCTGATGGGGCTGATGCTGGCGGTCTTCGCGCTCACTGCATGGATACAGCTTGCCGCACCCCGTGCCGTGGCGTCGGGCCGCTGGCAGGCCTTCGCGGTGCATCTGCGCAATGGCTTCTACGCCACCACCACCCTCAATCGGGCGCTGGCGCCCTCGCTCAAAGCTTGA
- a CDS encoding LysR family transcriptional regulator, with protein MAKLNYTHLRAFHAVAHEGNLTRAAETLGVAQSAVSTQIKTLEARLGHALFERRGRVLHLTEAGRIALDCADTAFEAGEELLETLAGRVAARQVLRVGALATLSRNFQLTFLRPLLGAPDVSVVLRAGSLAELLAELEALRLDVVLLNEAPRHDAATPWRSHRIDDQPVRLVGHPHRLPNGRPVAEILRDTPLILPSEGNTLRTQFDRICERLDVMPVIAAEADDMAMMRLLVREDAGLALVPPIVVRDELESGLLVEAPQLEDLHEEFWAITLPRQFPNPLVSKVLASPN; from the coding sequence ATGGCAAAACTGAATTACACCCATCTGCGCGCCTTCCATGCCGTCGCGCATGAAGGCAACCTGACCCGGGCCGCCGAGACCCTGGGCGTGGCCCAATCCGCTGTCTCCACCCAGATCAAAACACTGGAGGCCCGTTTGGGCCATGCGCTCTTTGAACGGCGCGGGCGGGTGCTGCATCTGACCGAAGCCGGGCGCATCGCGCTGGATTGCGCTGATACGGCGTTTGAGGCGGGTGAGGAGTTGCTGGAGACGCTCGCTGGACGCGTGGCCGCGCGGCAGGTGCTCAGGGTCGGTGCCTTGGCCACGCTGTCGCGGAACTTTCAGCTTACGTTCTTGCGGCCACTCTTGGGCGCGCCCGATGTCTCGGTGGTGCTCCGCGCGGGGTCTTTGGCGGAACTGCTGGCCGAATTGGAAGCGCTCCGCCTCGACGTGGTGCTGCTCAACGAAGCCCCACGCCATGATGCGGCCACGCCGTGGCGCAGCCACCGGATCGACGATCAACCTGTGCGGTTGGTGGGTCATCCCCATCGTCTGCCGAACGGTCGGCCCGTTGCGGAGATCTTACGCGATACGCCGCTGATCCTGCCCAGTGAGGGGAACACGCTGCGCACCCAGTTCGACCGGATTTGCGAGCGCCTGGACGTCATGCCCGTGATCGCGGCGGAGGCCGATGACATGGCGATGATGCGTCTCTTGGTCCGGGAAGATGCCGGTTTGGCGCTGGTCCCGCCGATCGTGGTCAGGGATGAATTGGAGAGTGGCCTTTTGGTCGAAGCCCCGCAATTGGAAGACCTGCATGAGGAGTTTTGGGCAATCACCCTGCCCCGGCAGTTTCCAAACCCGCTTGTCTCGAAGGTTTTGGCATCGCCAAACTGA
- a CDS encoding DUF6280 family protein: MRDFVDGTAFNFEQGQRSRKLFAAVVLAALDDAIADDKKYGNGPEQIARWARSRDGREVLSCAGIDPNERVVSGLMAFVGNGVRTSVALSREESERRNQAEAA, translated from the coding sequence ATGCGAGATTTCGTTGATGGCACTGCCTTCAACTTTGAGCAAGGCCAACGGTCGCGCAAACTGTTTGCCGCTGTTGTACTGGCTGCGTTGGATGATGCGATTGCCGACGACAAGAAATATGGTAACGGGCCGGAGCAGATCGCCCGTTGGGCGCGTTCCCGCGATGGGCGCGAAGTGCTGAGCTGTGCCGGTATCGACCCCAATGAGCGGGTTGTGTCGGGGCTGATGGCTTTTGTGGGCAATGGTGTGCGCACCTCCGTCGCGCTCAGCCGTGAAGAAAGCGAACGCCGGAACCAGGCCGAAGCCGCCTGA
- the efp gene encoding elongation factor P yields MPKINGNEIRPGNVLEHNDGLWAAVKVDHVKPGKGGAFAQVELKNLRNGSKLNERFRSADKVERVRLEQKDQQFLYESDGMLVFMDAETYEQIELPADLLGDRRPFLQDGMTIVVEFYEDEALNATVPQKVTCKIVETEPVVKGQTAANSFKPAVLDNGVKVMVPPFVGQDEDVIINTETMEYSERA; encoded by the coding sequence ATGCCAAAGATCAACGGAAATGAGATTCGCCCCGGAAATGTGCTTGAACACAATGACGGGTTATGGGCTGCGGTGAAGGTCGATCATGTGAAGCCCGGCAAAGGTGGGGCCTTTGCACAGGTCGAACTCAAGAATCTGCGCAACGGGTCGAAGCTGAACGAGCGGTTCCGCTCCGCCGACAAGGTCGAGCGGGTGCGTTTGGAACAGAAAGACCAGCAATTTCTCTATGAATCCGATGGGATGCTGGTGTTCATGGATGCCGAAACCTATGAGCAGATTGAGCTGCCCGCCGACCTGCTTGGCGACCGCCGCCCGTTCCTGCAGGACGGCATGACCATCGTTGTGGAGTTCTATGAAGACGAGGCGCTCAATGCGACAGTGCCGCAGAAAGTGACGTGCAAGATCGTCGAGACGGAGCCGGTCGTGAAGGGTCAAACAGCGGCCAACAGCTTCAAACCAGCGGTCCTGGACAATGGTGTGAAAGTCATGGTGCCGCCCTTCGTCGGGCAAGATGAGGACGTCATCATCAACACTGAGACAATGGAGTACTCCGAACGCGCCTGA
- a CDS encoding Crp/Fnr family transcriptional regulator has translation MKVSHELQGLFSRLGVARTFPKRFTLLHAGDVSRHAYFIESGCIRLWHNNDGADVSVKFFLPGELCASLQSMHTGDPSKYEHETITPCVVRILNKSELEQEAAKTPGMKDYMESVIVHCLVNYQDLFVDRIGRPPEERYRALINDDPAVLDLVPLHYIASYLGITPVSLSRIRKKAQFS, from the coding sequence GTGAAGGTTTCACATGAGCTACAGGGGCTGTTCTCGCGGCTTGGCGTTGCCAGAACGTTTCCGAAACGCTTCACGCTTCTGCATGCCGGTGATGTGAGCCGACACGCCTATTTCATCGAGTCAGGCTGTATTCGGCTTTGGCACAACAATGATGGCGCCGATGTCTCTGTGAAGTTCTTCCTGCCTGGCGAGCTGTGCGCCTCTTTGCAGAGCATGCACACTGGAGACCCAAGCAAATACGAGCATGAGACCATTACACCTTGTGTGGTGCGAATTCTGAACAAATCCGAGCTGGAGCAGGAAGCCGCAAAAACGCCCGGCATGAAGGATTACATGGAGTCGGTCATCGTCCACTGCCTAGTGAACTACCAGGACCTCTTCGTTGACCGGATTGGCAGACCGCCGGAGGAGCGGTACAGGGCGTTGATCAACGACGACCCTGCCGTTCTCGACCTTGTGCCGCTGCATTACATCGCGTCTTATCTTGGGATCACGCCGGTCTCGCTCAGCCGCATCCGCAAAAAAGCGCAGTTCTCTTAA
- a CDS encoding alcohol dehydrogenase catalytic domain-containing protein gives MEIEIAAASVNPIDIQRALGYGRKLLSLLGAGEFPMVLGNDFAGTISAVGDGVTSYNVGDQVFGAKKPSRAGTHSSHVCVKAGPATLAMVPDGTDLKTIAALPYSFTTMWLAVRGAGLTTENAPGKNVLIHGAAGGLGSLAIQMLSDWGAEVTAIAFPKDHDHCLELGASKAVDLSSTPFSELAGLFDATLNFATWDHDQQLLGCLKENAFGHATTVHPLLRTFDESGLIKGAVKTFLGKRASRKALPEGVKNYQWTIFQPNANALSELARLLHKGQAKLEVGLEVPLSDGRSAFDHIEGRKAGRVVLIP, from the coding sequence GTGGAGATCGAAATTGCAGCGGCGTCAGTCAATCCAATCGATATACAGCGGGCCCTGGGATATGGTCGCAAGCTCTTGTCATTGCTCGGCGCCGGTGAGTTTCCAATGGTTCTTGGCAATGATTTCGCCGGGACGATTTCTGCCGTCGGCGACGGCGTTACGTCATATAACGTCGGGGACCAGGTGTTCGGCGCTAAGAAGCCCTCCCGAGCGGGCACTCATTCGAGCCATGTTTGTGTCAAGGCGGGTCCAGCAACACTGGCCATGGTCCCTGACGGAACTGACTTGAAAACTATCGCCGCACTTCCCTACAGCTTCACGACAATGTGGCTGGCAGTGCGGGGTGCCGGTCTCACAACAGAGAATGCGCCCGGTAAGAACGTCCTCATCCACGGTGCCGCGGGGGGTCTGGGTTCGCTTGCCATACAGATGCTGTCGGATTGGGGCGCCGAGGTCACGGCGATTGCGTTTCCTAAAGACCATGACCACTGCTTGGAGCTAGGGGCCAGCAAGGCCGTCGATCTCTCCAGCACCCCTTTCAGCGAGTTGGCGGGTTTGTTCGATGCGACGCTTAACTTTGCGACTTGGGATCATGACCAGCAGCTTCTTGGCTGTTTAAAAGAGAACGCCTTTGGGCATGCGACAACAGTTCACCCGCTGCTACGGACCTTCGACGAAAGCGGTTTGATCAAGGGCGCTGTTAAGACCTTCCTGGGCAAGCGCGCCAGCCGCAAGGCCCTACCGGAGGGCGTAAAGAACTATCAGTGGACGATTTTCCAACCCAACGCGAATGCGCTTTCTGAGTTGGCGCGCCTTCTTCACAAAGGACAGGCAAAGCTTGAAGTCGGCCTTGAAGTTCCGTTGTCGGATGGAAGATCGGCATTTGATCACATTGAGGGTCGGAAGGCGGGGCGCGTTGTCTTGATCCCCTGA
- a CDS encoding rhomboid family intramembrane serine protease, with product MFPIRDHNPSDRTPIVTYGLIAMNVVIFLSYYPGLADSPVQLAGFYDEWGLVPVQLLRDGEALPLLTSMFLHGGWMHIIGNMLFLWIFGDNLEDLLGHFGFLIFYLASGAAAGLGQILSDPNSTVPMVGASGAIAGVMGGYLLMFPRARIDVLVIIVVIIKIFTIPAWLMLGLWFALQLFNGIAIDAAGGGVAYWAHAGGFVAGVLFMLPVWFRRGGAGYWAETQGKPPHEDVEYRVTRRSGIPRIQRRSAPRGADDRPLGDLSRVPRTGTRRGPRSPWTGGQD from the coding sequence ATGTTTCCAATTCGCGACCATAACCCATCTGATCGCACGCCCATCGTGACCTATGGACTGATCGCGATGAACGTCGTGATTTTTCTCAGCTATTACCCCGGCCTGGCAGATAGCCCGGTGCAATTGGCAGGGTTCTACGACGAATGGGGCTTGGTCCCGGTGCAGCTTTTGCGGGACGGCGAGGCCCTGCCGCTGCTGACCTCGATGTTTCTGCATGGTGGCTGGATGCACATCATCGGCAACATGCTGTTTTTATGGATTTTTGGCGATAATCTCGAAGACCTTCTGGGCCATTTTGGCTTTCTGATCTTCTATCTCGCATCTGGGGCTGCGGCCGGGCTTGGGCAGATCCTGTCTGATCCGAACTCGACTGTGCCGATGGTGGGCGCGTCCGGCGCCATCGCGGGGGTCATGGGCGGCTATCTCCTGATGTTCCCGCGGGCACGGATCGATGTTCTTGTGATCATTGTGGTCATCATCAAGATTTTCACCATTCCCGCCTGGCTGATGCTGGGACTCTGGTTCGCGCTGCAACTCTTCAACGGGATTGCCATCGATGCGGCCGGTGGCGGGGTCGCCTATTGGGCCCATGCGGGTGGCTTTGTGGCCGGCGTGCTGTTTATGCTCCCGGTTTGGTTTCGCAGGGGCGGGGCCGGGTATTGGGCCGAGACCCAGGGCAAACCACCGCATGAAGACGTCGAATACCGTGTGACGCGCCGCAGCGGCATCCCCCGCATACAACGCCGAAGCGCGCCGCGCGGCGCCGATGACCGACCCTTGGGAGATCTCAGCCGGGTGCCGCGCACTGGTACCAGACGCGGGCCGAGATCCCCTTGGACGGGCGGGCAGGATTAG
- a CDS encoding TolC family outer membrane protein yields the protein MTRSIVTAAAALGVALSLGAAPKAAQADNLRDALGDAYENSSILEQNRYLLRLQDEGVARQISGLRPIVNFVANSSWNSITDTTTNSLSLVADLLIYDSGGTRRLVDAAEESVLAARQSLIALEQQVLLDAVRAYMNVWRDIQVVQVRESNVRVVTQQLRAARDRFEVGEDTRTDVAQAEAQLAAARSALAAARGQLEISRELFTIAVGRPSEGLIGPGALPDLPDTESDADSLARQQHPTILGLQHEVRADEFALAAARTDYGPSLSLRAEAGETWGDRNDGESSSLSLTLTQPIYRGGQLFSLERTAIATLSATEFELQQQVRVIIQTVGNAYAQLRIANAQIQSSDQQIRAARLAFEGVREEAALGARTTLDVLDAEQDLLDARISRIQAQADLYVGAYSALASVGLLTVDHLDLDVPQYDPSAYYNAYGSGPPRSPTVRGDRLDSVLERLGRE from the coding sequence ATGACTCGATCCATTGTTACCGCTGCGGCTGCTCTAGGGGTTGCCCTGAGCCTTGGTGCGGCACCGAAAGCCGCTCAGGCGGACAACCTGCGCGATGCATTGGGCGATGCTTATGAGAATTCTAGCATCTTGGAGCAAAACCGCTATCTCCTGCGGTTGCAGGATGAAGGCGTGGCGCGGCAGATTTCGGGTCTGCGTCCGATTGTCAATTTCGTTGCCAACAGCAGTTGGAATTCAATCACCGACACGACCACCAACAGCCTGTCTCTGGTCGCGGATCTTCTGATCTACGATAGCGGGGGGACGCGCCGTCTCGTCGATGCGGCGGAGGAATCCGTTTTGGCGGCGCGGCAGAGCTTGATCGCGCTGGAGCAGCAAGTGCTGCTCGATGCTGTTAGGGCCTATATGAATGTCTGGCGCGATATTCAGGTGGTGCAGGTTCGCGAAAGCAACGTGCGGGTCGTGACGCAACAGCTTCGCGCCGCCCGGGACCGCTTCGAGGTTGGCGAGGATACGCGGACAGATGTGGCGCAGGCCGAAGCCCAACTGGCCGCCGCGCGCTCCGCTCTGGCCGCTGCCCGTGGTCAGCTTGAGATCAGCCGGGAACTCTTCACCATCGCGGTCGGGCGTCCATCTGAGGGCCTCATCGGTCCGGGTGCACTACCCGATTTGCCAGATACCGAGTCCGATGCCGACAGCCTGGCGCGGCAACAGCACCCCACGATCCTGGGCTTGCAGCACGAAGTGCGCGCGGATGAGTTCGCTCTGGCTGCCGCCCGGACGGATTATGGCCCCTCTCTCTCGCTCCGCGCGGAAGCCGGAGAAACCTGGGGCGATCGAAATGATGGCGAAAGCAGCTCGCTCAGCCTAACCCTGACGCAGCCGATCTATCGCGGTGGACAGCTCTTTTCGCTGGAACGCACCGCCATCGCCACACTCAGCGCAACGGAGTTCGAGTTGCAGCAGCAGGTTCGGGTGATCATCCAAACCGTTGGCAATGCTTACGCGCAACTGCGCATCGCCAATGCGCAAATCCAATCCTCCGATCAACAGATTCGCGCCGCGCGTCTGGCGTTTGAAGGGGTCCGGGAAGAGGCCGCGCTTGGCGCGCGAACCACCCTTGATGTGTTGGATGCGGAGCAGGATCTTCTAGATGCGCGGATCAGCCGTATCCAGGCGCAGGCTGATCTCTATGTCGGGGCCTATTCGGCGCTTGCCAGTGTCGGATTGCTGACGGTCGATCATCTTGATCTCGATGTGCCGCAATATGACCCAAGTGCGTATTACAACGCCTATGGCAGCGGACCTCCGCGATCGCCGACGGTCCGCGGGGACCGGTTGGACAGCGTGTTGGAGCGTCTTGGCCGCGAGTGA
- a CDS encoding protein-L-isoaspartate O-methyltransferase family protein, with amino-acid sequence MTDFASRRTIMVDTQVRPSDVTKFPIIDAMLTIPREAYMPDDKLDLAYVGAHVDLAPGRVVLDPRVLAKMLDALDLEPGDLVLDIGPGLGYSTAILARMTEAVVAVEEDPTLAKEAENILGQQGVDNAAVIEAPLTDGSAKHGPYDVICIQGAVQTLPDAIIDQLKEGGRIAAIFMDGALGECRIGRKVDGRMNWRMAFNATAPILSGFEAVPSFQF; translated from the coding sequence ATGACCGACTTCGCGTCCCGCCGCACAATTATGGTCGACACGCAGGTGCGCCCATCCGATGTGACCAAGTTCCCGATCATCGATGCGATGCTCACCATCCCGCGCGAAGCCTATATGCCCGATGACAAGTTAGATCTGGCGTATGTCGGTGCGCATGTTGATCTGGCGCCTGGGCGCGTCGTGTTGGACCCGCGTGTTTTGGCAAAAATGCTGGATGCCCTTGATTTGGAGCCCGGTGATCTGGTGCTCGATATTGGGCCAGGGTTGGGCTATTCCACAGCGATTTTGGCGCGGATGACCGAGGCTGTGGTCGCGGTTGAAGAAGACCCGACGCTTGCAAAGGAAGCAGAAAATATCCTTGGGCAACAGGGCGTCGACAATGCCGCTGTGATCGAAGCGCCGCTGACAGACGGCAGCGCCAAGCACGGACCCTATGACGTGATCTGCATTCAGGGTGCGGTACAAACTCTGCCCGATGCGATCATTGATCAGTTGAAGGAAGGTGGCCGTATCGCGGCGATTTTCATGGACGGGGCTTTGGGCGAATGCCGCATCGGTCGCAAGGTTGATGGCCGGATGAACTGGCGGATGGCCTTTAACGCAACGGCGCCGATCTTATCCGGTTTCGAAGCAGTGCCGAGTTTCCAATTTTAG
- a CDS encoding site-specific integrase, protein MLRNNRALMRLRQDEIRTLVQRYFRAQLDKYLEHMNDRGFPEQSIDTMRQELAVQGNAAEGEDLLADTYLNNDAFREVSGLNDQQWDENLPSLRREWRKGRRDMLTRVLEAVERLEHYSYDEAPAIASALPAPAPQASSSLGVAVDDFIAEHSRQWADKTTGQNRAYLNILVEYFGPDRLLATITKQDASEVKKVLQALPSSRNTKPKFKAMPLMQVIKEPGHKKIAAKTINSHIQMFKMFFDWAERHGHAPHALFEGMKVPKDKASESERKPFTPDQARLIYTELTENPSGLVRKDSHKWGMLLGMFTGARLNEICQLDIADVKQDGDTWFLNITDEGDDTKSVKSKAGRRKVPLHSELIRIGFLEFVDCRRNGTRLFPDYSYSANGGYGRNLGRWCNESFLPKLGIKQPGLVFHSLRHTVVTRLGQANVPEPIIQCIVGHARSGVTQEVYLREGYTLAQLKEAIDRFAIGQGR, encoded by the coding sequence TTGTTGCGGAATAACAGGGCATTGATGCGACTGAGACAAGACGAGATACGCACGCTGGTGCAAAGGTACTTCCGTGCGCAACTCGACAAGTATCTTGAACACATGAACGACAGGGGCTTCCCTGAACAATCCATCGACACAATGCGGCAAGAGTTGGCGGTGCAAGGAAATGCAGCCGAGGGCGAAGATCTTCTTGCTGACACCTACCTTAACAATGACGCGTTTCGCGAAGTGTCTGGGCTGAACGACCAGCAATGGGACGAGAACCTGCCTTCGCTACGCCGGGAATGGCGCAAGGGCCGCCGAGACATGCTGACACGCGTTCTGGAGGCCGTAGAACGCCTTGAGCACTATTCCTATGACGAAGCCCCGGCCATAGCGTCAGCCCTTCCTGCACCCGCTCCGCAAGCCTCATCGTCCTTGGGCGTGGCGGTGGATGATTTCATCGCTGAGCATTCCCGCCAATGGGCTGATAAGACCACCGGCCAGAACCGGGCTTACCTGAACATCCTTGTTGAATACTTCGGCCCGGATCGGCTTCTTGCCACGATCACCAAGCAGGATGCGAGCGAGGTCAAGAAAGTGTTGCAGGCGCTACCGTCCAGCCGCAACACCAAGCCCAAGTTTAAAGCCATGCCGTTGATGCAGGTCATCAAGGAACCGGGGCACAAGAAGATCGCGGCCAAGACGATCAACAGCCATATCCAGATGTTCAAGATGTTCTTCGACTGGGCGGAACGGCACGGACATGCGCCGCACGCCCTCTTTGAAGGCATGAAGGTACCGAAGGACAAGGCCAGCGAGAGTGAGCGCAAGCCGTTTACACCGGACCAAGCGCGCTTGATCTACACCGAGTTGACAGAAAACCCGTCCGGACTGGTGCGCAAAGACAGCCACAAGTGGGGAATGCTCTTGGGCATGTTCACCGGGGCGCGTCTGAACGAGATTTGCCAACTCGACATTGCCGATGTGAAGCAGGACGGCGATACTTGGTTCCTGAACATCACCGACGAAGGCGACGACACCAAAAGCGTCAAGTCGAAAGCAGGACGGCGTAAGGTGCCGCTGCATTCCGAGTTGATCCGCATTGGCTTTCTTGAGTTCGTGGACTGCCGCCGGAACGGCACACGCCTGTTCCCAGACTACAGCTACAGCGCCAATGGCGGCTACGGTCGCAACTTGGGCCGCTGGTGCAATGAGAGTTTCTTGCCCAAGCTGGGGATCAAGCAGCCGGGTCTTGTCTTCCACAGCCTGCGGCACACCGTGGTGACGCGACTGGGGCAAGCGAACGTGCCAGAGCCGATCATCCAGTGCATCGTCGGCCACGCCCGGTCAGGCGTCACGCAAGAAGTGTATCTGAGGGAAGGCTACACCTTGGCGCAGTTGAAAGAGGCCATTGACCGCTTCGCCATCGGCCAAGGGAGATAG